A part of Sinorhizobium chiapasense genomic DNA contains:
- the tldD gene encoding metalloprotease TldD yields the protein MNTDLISLFDADEATVRKVLSETLSGADDGELFLEHAQAEVLSFDNGRLKGGSFNTDQGFGLRAVAGESVGYAHAGELSLAALRRAADAVGQVTRGYAGSYAAAPQRTNKKLYGDENPIGEPSFEAKVALLQEVDAYLRAKDPKVRQVTASISASWQVVDILRADGHRVHDVRPMTRINFSVVVGDGDRQETGSFGIGGRRGFGDFVTEENWKRGADEALRQALVNLEAIDAPAGTMDVVLASGWPGVMLHEAVGHGLEGDFNRKKTSAFAGLLGEQVAAKGVTVIDDGTIEARRGSISVDDEGTPSGYNVLIEDGKLVGYIQDRQNARLMGMTPTGNGRRQGYAHVPMPRMTNTYMLSGDRTPEEIIASVRKGIYAVSFGGGQVDITSGKFVFGCTEAYLIENGKVGAPVKGAMLIGNGPDAMKRVTMVGNDTKLDTGIGNCGKAGQWVPVGVGQPHLRMDQITVGGTQA from the coding sequence ATGAACACCGATCTGATAAGCCTCTTCGATGCGGACGAGGCTACGGTCCGCAAGGTTCTGTCCGAGACGCTTTCCGGCGCAGATGACGGCGAGCTCTTTCTGGAGCACGCGCAAGCCGAGGTTCTGTCCTTCGACAACGGACGCCTCAAGGGCGGCAGCTTCAACACCGACCAGGGTTTCGGCCTGCGCGCTGTCGCCGGCGAATCGGTCGGTTACGCGCATGCCGGCGAATTGTCGCTTGCCGCCTTGCGCAGGGCGGCGGATGCCGTTGGCCAGGTGACGCGCGGCTATGCCGGTTCCTATGCCGCGGCCCCGCAGCGCACCAACAAGAAGCTCTATGGCGACGAAAATCCGATCGGCGAACCGAGCTTCGAGGCAAAGGTCGCCTTGCTTCAGGAGGTTGACGCCTATTTGCGCGCCAAGGATCCGAAGGTCAGGCAGGTGACGGCTTCGATTTCCGCCAGCTGGCAGGTAGTCGATATTCTCCGGGCCGACGGTCACCGCGTTCACGATGTGAGGCCGATGACCCGCATCAACTTCTCGGTCGTCGTTGGCGATGGCGATCGGCAGGAAACGGGATCGTTCGGCATCGGCGGACGGCGCGGGTTCGGCGACTTCGTCACGGAAGAGAACTGGAAGCGCGGCGCTGACGAAGCGTTGCGGCAGGCGCTCGTCAATCTTGAGGCCATCGATGCCCCGGCAGGCACGATGGACGTCGTGCTCGCCTCCGGTTGGCCCGGCGTCATGCTGCATGAAGCGGTCGGCCACGGGCTCGAGGGCGATTTCAACCGCAAGAAGACGTCCGCCTTTGCCGGCCTCCTGGGCGAACAGGTGGCTGCCAAAGGGGTTACTGTCATCGACGACGGCACGATCGAGGCCCGGCGCGGCTCGATCTCGGTCGATGATGAGGGCACCCCGTCAGGCTACAACGTCCTGATCGAGGACGGCAAATTGGTCGGGTACATACAGGACCGGCAGAATGCACGGCTGATGGGCATGACGCCTACCGGCAACGGCCGCCGGCAGGGCTATGCGCATGTGCCGATGCCCCGTATGACCAATACGTACATGCTTTCCGGCGATCGCACGCCCGAGGAGATCATCGCTTCGGTCAGGAAGGGCATCTACGCCGTCTCCTTTGGCGGCGGTCAGGTGGACATCACCTCGGGCAAGTTCGTGTTCGGCTGCACCGAAGCCTATTTGATCGAGAACGGCAAGGTCGGCGCGCCCGTCAAAGGGGCGATGCTCATCGGCAATGGGCCGGATGCGATGAAGCGGGTGACCATGGTCGGCAACGACACGAAGCTCGATACCGGCATCGGCAATTGCGGCAAGGCCGGCCAATGGGTGCCCGTCGGCGTCGGCCAGCCGCACCTCAGGATGGATCAGATAACCGTCGGCGGCACGCAGGCGTGA
- a CDS encoding biotin transporter BioY, whose product MNTRDLVLIALFAAIVVVLGLIPPITLGFIPVPITAQSMGVMLAGCIIGAKRGALAFLLFVLLVAIGLPVLSGGRGGLAVLAGPSGGFILGWAVAAYVTGIIAERFIHEGQSESRQFGGFFLASVVGGIVVLYGIGVPWLSAVTGTPLLAAATGSLAFIPGDLLKAAIATLAARAVYAGYPLLPVRA is encoded by the coding sequence ATGAACACCAGAGATCTCGTCCTCATCGCGCTTTTTGCCGCGATCGTCGTCGTACTTGGCCTCATCCCGCCGATCACGCTCGGGTTCATCCCCGTTCCGATCACGGCGCAATCGATGGGCGTGATGCTTGCCGGCTGCATCATCGGCGCAAAACGCGGGGCGCTCGCCTTCCTGCTGTTTGTCCTGCTGGTCGCCATCGGCCTGCCGGTGCTTTCCGGCGGACGCGGCGGTCTCGCCGTTCTGGCTGGCCCTTCGGGCGGCTTCATCCTTGGCTGGGCCGTCGCAGCCTACGTCACGGGCATCATCGCCGAACGCTTCATTCATGAGGGCCAGTCGGAGAGCCGCCAGTTCGGCGGGTTCTTCCTGGCCTCGGTCGTCGGCGGCATCGTCGTGCTCTACGGGATCGGCGTGCCATGGCTGTCCGCCGTCACCGGCACGCCGCTGCTCGCGGCCGCAACCGGTTCACTCGCCTTCATCCCCGGCGATCTTCTGAAGGCGGCGATCGCAACACTTGCCGCCCGCGCCGTCTACGCCGGCTATCCGCTGCTGCCGGTTCGGGCCTGA
- a CDS encoding GNAT family N-acetyltransferase, whose protein sequence is MTDEAHGELEIRRFTAADEQGVIDVILPIQREEFSIAITIDDQPDLRSIADFYQSGTGDFWVATVGDRVVGTLGLKDIGGSHAAIRKMFVAPDFRGRSHGVAARLLESLLVHAEHRKIAGLFLGTTDKFLAAHRFYEKNGFAEIAKDDLPAGFPVMSVDTKFYLRRLAPVA, encoded by the coding sequence ATGACCGATGAGGCACACGGAGAGCTGGAAATCCGCCGCTTCACCGCGGCGGACGAACAGGGCGTCATCGACGTCATTTTGCCGATTCAGCGCGAGGAATTCAGCATTGCGATTACCATCGACGATCAACCGGATCTGCGCTCGATCGCCGACTTCTATCAGAGCGGGACCGGAGATTTCTGGGTTGCCACCGTGGGCGACCGGGTCGTCGGCACGCTTGGGCTCAAGGATATCGGCGGTTCTCACGCGGCAATCCGCAAGATGTTCGTCGCTCCCGATTTCCGTGGCCGCAGCCACGGCGTGGCAGCACGTCTGCTCGAAAGCCTGCTTGTGCATGCAGAGCACCGAAAGATCGCAGGCCTCTTCCTCGGCACGACGGACAAGTTCCTCGCCGCGCATCGTTTTTATGAGAAGAACGGGTTTGCCGAGATCGCGAAAGATGATCTGCCGGCTGGCTTTCCGGTCATGAGCGTTGACACGAAATTCTACCTTCGACGACTCGCGCCCGTCGCATAG
- a CDS encoding energy-coupling factor ABC transporter ATP-binding protein, with the protein MDIRFTDCSVSFGERVALHPLTLALDERRIGIIGLNGSGKTTFARLINGLVKPTKGRVMVNGLDTVKDDRAVLAEAGFIFQNPQHQLIMPIVSDDIAFGLKNRGLPAHEIAARTEAALKRFGVTHLARRRVHELSGGETQLVAMASVVVTGPKILILDEPTNQLDLRNRRMVANTIDALDEDTIVITHDLALVEGVERLLLFHEGRLLADGRPTETIQRYHEVAGC; encoded by the coding sequence TTGGATATTCGCTTTACCGATTGTTCGGTCAGCTTCGGCGAACGAGTCGCGCTCCATCCCCTGACACTCGCCCTTGACGAACGCCGCATCGGCATCATTGGCCTCAACGGCTCCGGCAAGACGACCTTCGCGCGACTGATCAATGGGCTCGTGAAGCCGACCAAGGGCCGCGTGATGGTCAATGGGCTCGATACGGTCAAGGACGACCGAGCTGTCCTTGCGGAGGCAGGCTTCATCTTCCAGAACCCGCAGCACCAGTTGATCATGCCGATCGTCTCCGACGATATCGCATTCGGGCTCAAGAATCGCGGCCTGCCTGCGCACGAAATTGCCGCACGCACCGAGGCCGCGCTGAAGCGCTTCGGCGTGACCCACCTTGCCCGGCGCCGTGTGCATGAGCTTTCGGGTGGCGAAACGCAACTCGTCGCCATGGCGAGCGTCGTCGTCACCGGGCCGAAGATCCTGATTCTCGACGAGCCGACCAACCAACTCGACCTCCGCAACCGCCGCATGGTCGCCAACACGATCGATGCGCTCGACGAAGATACCATCGTCATCACCCACGACCTTGCGCTTGTCGAAGGCGTCGAAAGGCTGTTGCTGTTCCATGAGGGCCGGCTGCTTGCCGATGGCCGACCCACGGAAACAATCCAGCGCTATCACGAGGTCGCCGGATGCTGA
- a CDS encoding D-alanyl-D-alanine carboxypeptidase family protein, translating to MKSFRFALAAIAAFVFGAAHAVAGSASLVLDARTGRILAAENADTLNHPASLTKMMTLYLTFEALHRGKIGWSTPLVMSSTAARKPPTKLGVRPGDTITVQEAVYGMIVRSANDAAAAVAEALGGSEAAFAQMMNAKARRLGMTRTYFVNASGLPAREQITTAREMARLAVALMRDFPGEYRMFAVQGFTFRGRTIRGHNKLMYRYAGMDGIKTGYTNASGYNIVSAVRDGNRRIIGVVLGGRSAKGRDDKMASLLDQHLGRAATPAGGRLVAATSPQGAVEVAGLPGVRLSYADTARTSESASAPVIAASAAPVMPPDRSTAVDDSASVPPTAAGHWQIQISTAATAEGARKILVEAESAGGAALLGASPHTEVSGTGSARQYRARFIGFASREAATSACAILKKRSYDCTLLPDRG from the coding sequence ATGAAGAGCTTCCGATTTGCCCTGGCGGCGATTGCTGCTTTCGTGTTTGGTGCCGCGCATGCGGTAGCGGGTAGCGCGTCCCTCGTTCTTGATGCGCGGACAGGCCGGATTCTCGCTGCCGAGAACGCCGATACGCTCAACCACCCGGCGTCGCTAACGAAGATGATGACGCTCTACTTGACCTTCGAGGCGCTGCACCGGGGCAAGATCGGCTGGAGCACCCCGTTGGTGATGTCGTCGACGGCCGCGCGCAAACCGCCGACCAAGCTCGGGGTCAGGCCCGGCGATACGATCACGGTTCAGGAGGCCGTCTACGGTATGATCGTTCGCTCCGCCAACGATGCGGCGGCGGCGGTCGCCGAAGCGCTCGGGGGTTCGGAGGCCGCCTTCGCGCAGATGATGAATGCAAAAGCGCGTCGCCTGGGCATGACGCGCACGTACTTCGTGAACGCCTCCGGTCTGCCGGCACGTGAGCAGATAACGACAGCGCGCGAGATGGCGCGGCTTGCCGTCGCGCTGATGAGGGATTTCCCGGGGGAATATCGCATGTTCGCGGTTCAGGGCTTCACCTTTCGCGGCCGTACGATCCGCGGTCATAACAAGCTGATGTATCGATACGCGGGCATGGACGGCATCAAGACAGGCTACACCAATGCATCCGGCTACAACATTGTGAGCGCCGTCAGGGATGGCAATCGCCGTATCATCGGGGTCGTGCTCGGCGGGCGCTCGGCAAAAGGCCGGGACGACAAGATGGCTTCACTGCTCGATCAGCATCTGGGCAGGGCGGCAACACCCGCCGGCGGCCGGCTGGTCGCGGCTACGAGTCCGCAGGGCGCCGTTGAAGTGGCTGGACTGCCGGGGGTCCGGCTATCCTATGCCGACACCGCCCGGACGAGCGAAAGTGCCTCCGCGCCGGTCATTGCGGCGTCCGCGGCACCAGTGATGCCGCCGGATCGCTCTACGGCCGTCGATGACAGCGCCAGCGTACCACCAACCGCCGCCGGCCACTGGCAGATTCAGATCTCCACGGCCGCAACGGCAGAAGGCGCCCGGAAGATTCTGGTCGAAGCGGAGTCCGCCGGTGGCGCGGCCCTGCTCGGCGCCTCCCCTCATACGGAAGTGTCCGGCACCGGCAGCGCCAGGCAATATCGCGCACGCTTCATCGGCTTCGCCAGCCGCGAGGCGGCCACTTCCGCCTGCGCCATCCTGAAGAAGCGATCCTACGATTGCACGCTGCTGCCTGACCGAGGTTAG
- a CDS encoding energy-coupling factor transporter transmembrane protein EcfT, with product MLTSLYVEGSSWFHRLPVRAKLIALLLLSLSLFATQSLYLLAPAFLFCGWLYFSLGMTLRQALARIGFVFFTILVLAAVNLFLLPFPEVAALALRLMALVFFAAAVTATTTISAFMDEITVLLKPLERMGLLNAADVSLALGLVLRFVPDIFARYEAIREAHRARGLPIRPLTIIGPLIILTLKDADTIAAAIDARGFRRQ from the coding sequence ATGCTGACGAGCCTCTATGTGGAGGGCAGTAGCTGGTTTCACCGCCTGCCGGTGCGCGCGAAACTCATTGCCCTTCTGCTTCTCAGCCTCTCGCTCTTCGCGACGCAATCGCTCTACCTGCTTGCACCCGCCTTCCTGTTCTGCGGATGGCTCTACTTCTCCCTTGGGATGACGTTGCGCCAGGCGCTCGCGCGCATCGGTTTCGTTTTTTTCACCATCCTCGTCCTTGCTGCCGTCAACCTGTTTCTTCTCCCCTTCCCCGAAGTCGCCGCGCTGGCGCTGCGGCTGATGGCGCTGGTGTTCTTCGCCGCCGCGGTTACCGCGACGACGACAATCAGCGCCTTCATGGACGAGATCACGGTCCTGCTGAAGCCGCTCGAACGCATGGGCCTGCTCAACGCCGCCGATGTCAGCCTGGCCCTCGGCCTCGTGCTGCGTTTCGTTCCGGATATTTTCGCCCGCTACGAGGCTATCCGCGAGGCGCATCGCGCGCGGGGCCTGCCGATACGGCCGCTGACGATCATCGGGCCGCTTATCATCCTGACGCTCAAAGATGCGGATACGATTGCCGCGGCCATTGACGCTCGCGGATTTCGGCGGCAATAA
- a CDS encoding winged helix-turn-helix domain-containing protein: MTIRLSNRDARRIFLAKQGLMAAPQRALGKDGLLKLIRDLGFVQVDSIATVERAHHQILFSRNQTYRREHLTELLEKDGDLFEHWTHDASIIPSAFFIYWKHRFKWESETLRERWVKWRGEGFDDGCEETYERIVSDGAVMARDLKVDGHASGGWWNWHPSKTALEVLWRQGRLAIARRENFQKVYDLTERVIPPQHYEGEVSHTEFIDWACRSALDRLGFATHGEIAAFWDLVSPDEAKAWVAAHRDELSDVLIESANGGKPRASHAFSGFPDNLGDIAEPPGRIRVLSPFDPLLRDRNRTERLFGFFYRIEVFVPEAKREYGYYVFPLIEGDRLIGRIDMKADRKLGRLDVRRLWLEPGVRASSGRMEKLSSELDRIARFTGVEEVNLLDGWNASFS, encoded by the coding sequence ATGACGATTCGCCTCTCCAATCGCGATGCCCGGCGCATCTTCCTCGCAAAACAAGGCCTCATGGCCGCGCCGCAGCGCGCGCTCGGCAAGGACGGGCTCTTGAAACTCATCCGCGACCTCGGTTTCGTTCAGGTCGACAGCATCGCAACGGTCGAGCGGGCTCATCACCAGATCCTTTTTTCCCGCAATCAGACCTATCGCCGCGAACACCTGACTGAATTGCTGGAGAAGGACGGCGACCTCTTCGAACATTGGACCCATGACGCCTCGATCATTCCGAGCGCTTTTTTCATCTATTGGAAACATCGCTTCAAATGGGAAAGTGAGACGCTGCGCGAGCGCTGGGTCAAATGGCGGGGCGAGGGGTTCGACGACGGTTGCGAGGAGACCTACGAACGCATCGTCAGCGACGGCGCGGTGATGGCCCGCGATCTCAAGGTGGACGGCCACGCATCCGGCGGCTGGTGGAACTGGCATCCGTCGAAGACTGCGCTCGAAGTGCTATGGCGCCAGGGCAGGCTGGCGATCGCGCGCCGGGAGAACTTCCAGAAGGTCTACGATCTTACCGAGCGCGTCATTCCTCCGCAGCACTACGAAGGCGAGGTAAGCCACACGGAGTTCATCGACTGGGCCTGCCGCAGCGCTCTCGATCGACTGGGTTTTGCGACCCATGGAGAGATCGCCGCCTTCTGGGATCTGGTGTCGCCGGATGAGGCGAAAGCCTGGGTCGCCGCGCATCGGGACGAACTTTCAGACGTGCTGATCGAATCCGCCAATGGCGGCAAGCCGCGCGCCTCCCATGCGTTTTCCGGGTTCCCCGATAACCTCGGCGATATTGCCGAGCCGCCGGGACGTATCCGCGTGCTCAGCCCGTTCGACCCCTTGCTGCGCGATCGCAATCGAACGGAGCGGCTTTTCGGCTTCTTCTATCGTATCGAGGTTTTTGTGCCGGAAGCAAAACGCGAATACGGCTACTACGTCTTTCCGTTGATCGAGGGCGACCGTTTGATCGGCCGCATCGACATGAAAGCAGACCGAAAGCTCGGACGCCTCGATGTTCGACGCCTCTGGCTGGAGCCGGGCGTCCGGGCGTCGTCCGGCCGCATGGAAAAGCTTAGCTCCGAACTCGACCGCATCGCCCGTTTCACCGGCGTCGAAGAGGTCAACCTTCTCGACGGCTGGAACGCGTCCTTTTCCTGA